In Phycisphaerae bacterium RAS2, the DNA window CCGCATGCCAAGGGCGACGCGGCCTATGCCTTCAGCGAGACACAGCGCGACATCGACGCGTTGACCTGGCTGGGCGCGACGCACTACCGCTTCGGCATCGAGTGGGCGCGCGTCGAGCCGCGGCCCGGCGAGTTCAACCAGGCCGCCATCGACCACTACGCCGATTTCGCCCGCCGGCTGCGCGAGGCCGGCATCGAGCCGGTGCCGTGCTTATGGCACTGGACCTTCCCCGACTGGCTCACCGATCTGGACCGGCCCGAGCGGCACGGCTGGCTGCACCCCGACGCCGCGACGCACTGGGTGGAGTACGTCTCGCGTCTGGCTGTCGCGCTCGCGCCGCACTGCAACCTCTTCGCGCCGATGAACGAGCCGAACATCCAGTCGCTCGCGGGCTTTGTCGTCGGCGACTTTCCCCCCTTCGCCGAATGGCGATTCGATCTGAACGACGCCAACCGCGCCGCCACCATCGACGGCTTTCTCGTCGCCGTGCAGATTCTCCGCACGATCCACGCGACCCACGCGGCGCCCGCCGCGCCGGCCGTGCGCATCATCAGCATCGACATCCGCACAGCCTGGCATCAAAGCCCGATCGATCCGCTGGGCCTGTTTGTGAACTTTCTCCGTGAAGGCAGCTACGCCCATCTCGACGGCGTCGTTCACGAAGTCGACATCGTCGGCTTCACCTACTACGGTCGCCAGCAGGCCACCGTCGAAGGCGCCGCCAGCCGCGAGCCGGGCGAAAGCTCCGGGTACAGCGATCTGGGCATCGAGATTTATCCGCAAGGGCTCACCGAAGCGCTCGCCGAAATGTTCGCCCGCTACGGCAAGCCGATGGCCATCATGGAGAACGGCATCGCCGACGACCGCGATGACCGGCGGCCGATTTATCTCGCGACGCATCTCGCGGCAGTGCAGGAAGCCATCGAGCAGGGCTATCCCGTGTTCGGCTATTTCTTCTGGAGCCTGTGCGACAACTACGAATGGATGGACGGCTATCGGCCGAAGTTCGGCCTGTTCGGCTTCGAGCCGGCCTCGCGCGGGTTGACGCCGAAGGCATCGGCCGACTTGTATCGCAGGCTGATCGAAGCCCGCGGCGGGGAGTTTGTGCCGTGAGGCGTGTGAGCCATTAGCCGTTAGCTGTTAGCCATTGGCCATGCGATTCTGATGCGCTGTCTTGATGCGGTTCGGCGGGGAACAAACCTAGCCCCGAGCGCAAGCGAGCGGGCACCGGGTGCCTGCCCAACAGAACCCGCTCCCTGACCCGCCGCGGCGGGTAAACTTACGCGGCTTGGATAGGAACGCACTTGTTACCAGTACCTGGTTTTCAACCGGTGCTGACACGGGTTAGACTGCCCTCGTACCCGCCCGGAGCCGCCCATGCCTGACAAAACGACAACCGTCGCCGAGCTGCGCGATGCCCTTCGTCGATTCGTTGATGAGCGCGACTGGCAGCAGTTTCACACGCCCAAGAACCTCGCCATGTCCATCGCCATCGAGACCGCCGAACTGATGGAGCATTTTCAATGGCTCTCGCCCGCCGCCGCGCGCGACCTGCCCGAGGCCGACCTGCAGAACGTCCGCGAGGAACTGGCGGATATTTTCTGTTACGCACTTTCGTTTGCGAACGCGATGGGCATCGACGTGTCCGACGCCGTCCGCGAGAAGATGATCAAGAACGCCGCGAAGTATCCCGCCGACCGCGTGCGCGGAAAGCTGGGCGTCTAACGTAGGGTGCGTCCTCGACGCACCAAGAATGGAACCGTAGCAACACCAACCCACTCACCCACAAGAAAAAGGAGCAACACGCCATGCCGTACGTCGATGGATTCGTCCTGCCGGTGCCGAAGAAGAACGTGAAGGCGTATGAGAAGATCGCCAAGCTGGCCTGCAAGGTCTGGAAGGATCACGGCGCGCTGGACTATTGCGAGTGCGTCGGCGAGGACCTGAACGTGAAATGGGGCATTCCGTTCCCGAAGGTGATCAAGCCCAAGGCCGGCGAGACGATCTTCTTTTCGTGGATTGTCTATAAGTCGCGCAAGCACCGCGATCAGGTGAACACGAAGGTGATGAAAGACCCGCGCCTGGCCAAGATGATGGACCCGAAGAAGATGCCGTT includes these proteins:
- the bglB gene encoding Beta-glucosidase B, giving the protein MQASRSRSFVTLIVAAACLSFAACAPAPPPAVLPPMPASLRVPDIAYGVSTAAYQNEDPACEPLAANCFRTDWDLAFEAGKIPHAKGDAAYAFSETQRDIDALTWLGATHYRFGIEWARVEPRPGEFNQAAIDHYADFARRLREAGIEPVPCLWHWTFPDWLTDLDRPERHGWLHPDAATHWVEYVSRLAVALAPHCNLFAPMNEPNIQSLAGFVVGDFPPFAEWRFDLNDANRAATIDGFLVAVQILRTIHATHAAPAAPAVRIISIDIRTAWHQSPIDPLGLFVNFLREGSYAHLDGVVHEVDIVGFTYYGRQQATVEGAASREPGESSGYSDLGIEIYPQGLTEALAEMFARYGKPMAIMENGIADDRDDRRPIYLATHLAAVQEAIEQGYPVFGYFFWSLCDNYEWMDGYRPKFGLFGFEPASRGLTPKASADLYRRLIEARGGEFVP
- a CDS encoding MazG nucleotide pyrophosphohydrolase domain protein, with product MPDKTTTVAELRDALRRFVDERDWQQFHTPKNLAMSIAIETAELMEHFQWLSPAAARDLPEADLQNVREELADIFCYALSFANAMGIDVSDAVREKMIKNAAKYPADRVRGKLGV